In the Methanoregula sp. genome, one interval contains:
- a CDS encoding response regulator yields the protein MNDTIPKIRVLVVEDEALVAADIQETLERLGYDVPVIVPSGEEALAVIPNVHPDVILMDIYLKGEMNEIQCAMIIRDTHDIPVIYLSAFSDSGTVKKASETTPYSYLFKPFECAQARASIEMAVSKHRVELLLKESEQDKKRSSRQQPMRWY from the coding sequence ATGAATGATACGATACCAAAAATCCGCGTTCTCGTGGTCGAGGATGAGGCCCTGGTAGCAGCCGATATCCAGGAAACCCTTGAACGACTCGGGTATGATGTTCCGGTCATTGTCCCGAGCGGTGAAGAGGCTCTCGCGGTCATCCCTAATGTTCACCCGGATGTTATCCTGATGGATATCTACCTGAAGGGAGAGATGAACGAGATCCAGTGTGCGATGATCATCCGGGATACCCACGACATTCCGGTTATTTATCTTTCGGCCTTTTCTGACAGCGGCACCGTGAAAAAAGCCAGTGAGACGACCCCCTACAGCTACCTTTTCAAACCCTTTGAGTGTGCGCAGGCCCGGGCCAGCATCGAGATGGCGGTCAGCAAGCACCGGGTTGAACTGTTGCTCAAGGAGAGCGAACAGGATAAAAAGCGCTCCTCACGGCAACAACCGATGCGCTGGTACTGA
- a CDS encoding PAS domain S-box protein translates to MKIRTQFIISVVVFIGIFLILSLSVISSMQEVDRMTLQMEIADRITLDAYELNQISNDYLLYGNERQRVQWESKNAALSDDLSLLDTTRPEEQELIRNIRANQQHLKEIFSEISLSVQETEANGNAPPSTAFIRQSWSRIAVQNMGIAFDASRLSQIIRTELERDQKVHLILTIVLMGAVSLILVSIFLILGRRILGAVSELEAGTRIIGSGDLDFRIPENGDDEFRYLASSFNTMTANRKAADGELQRKNEELYASYEQLTATEEELRENYEKLAGREKALQESEQKNRNIIETAQEGIAICVPEGGFVFVNQKMADMLGYSREEIVGRSTMDFMVPGEDGRIVQVRADLRAGKKIQGEFRWRRKDGSVFWTLAHSSPINDTTGRHTGNLVMHSDITARKHTEQIVSLTARIYQIANQAGSLQEMLDGFVDEFMAFSGCEAVGIRLLDGEGNIPYQAHKGFPMPFYESETPLSIKSDECMCIYVIKGTINPGLPVATPNGSFWCNGTSRFLATVSEEDKGHTRNVCNAMGYESVALIPIRTSAGILGLVQFNDHRENMVPLDMVRTMEDVALPLGETIRRKQAEESLRESEERYRNLFETMTQGVVYQDSSGKITEANPAAESILGLSLDQMQGRTSVDPRWEAIREDGLAFPGDQYPSMAALRTGKPITGVTMGIRNPRDDRLHWIWIAATPQFLPGMTTPFRVYTTFTDITGRKAAEDELKESESKYRTLVENIPEKIFIKNSDLVYVSCNDLYARDLGIMPGTIAGKNDFEFYPRDLAEKYRADDRAVMDAGEVRTFEERYVADGNESWISTIKTPIRDETGTITGVLGIFHDITSRKLMEAEIRSLNTVLEQRVIDRTSQLNKTLAEKDLLLKEVHHRVKNNLQIIISLLRLQKHQIADTATLHHITDSESRIRSMAIVHEKLYRSTDLTSIDFDDYIKTLVNQLILMFEVNKGQVRIAVDMKGITVDINQAIPLGLIMNELVSNAMKYAFPEGKSGEITISGSCEKNSMLFTVRDTGAGIPADFDWKNTKTLGLHIVTMLTDQLNGTVELERDGGTLFRLTIPAKREER, encoded by the coding sequence ATGAAGATCCGAACACAATTTATTATCAGCGTGGTGGTCTTCATCGGGATATTTCTCATACTCAGTTTATCCGTCATCTCCAGCATGCAGGAGGTTGACCGGATGACCCTCCAGATGGAGATTGCTGACAGGATAACCCTGGACGCCTACGAGCTCAACCAGATCTCGAATGACTACCTGCTCTACGGCAATGAACGGCAGCGGGTCCAGTGGGAGTCAAAAAATGCCGCATTGTCCGACGACCTCTCGCTGCTGGATACTACACGCCCGGAGGAGCAGGAGCTCATCAGGAATATCAGGGCTAACCAGCAACACCTGAAGGAGATCTTCTCCGAGATCTCGTTGTCGGTACAAGAGACAGAGGCAAACGGGAATGCACCCCCCAGCACTGCTTTCATCCGGCAGTCATGGAGCCGGATCGCAGTCCAGAACATGGGTATTGCCTTTGATGCCTCGCGTCTCTCGCAGATAATACGGACAGAACTGGAACGGGATCAGAAGGTCCATTTGATACTTACCATTGTTCTGATGGGAGCCGTCTCACTCATTCTCGTATCAATTTTTTTAATCCTTGGTCGGCGTATCCTTGGTGCAGTATCCGAGCTTGAGGCCGGGACAAGAATTATCGGGTCAGGTGATCTCGACTTCCGGATTCCGGAGAACGGTGATGACGAGTTCCGGTATCTCGCCTCGTCGTTCAATACCATGACTGCCAACAGGAAAGCGGCTGACGGGGAACTGCAGCGGAAGAACGAGGAACTGTACGCTTCTTACGAGCAACTGACCGCAACCGAAGAGGAACTTCGCGAGAACTATGAAAAACTTGCCGGGAGGGAGAAGGCACTGCAGGAGAGCGAGCAGAAGAACCGCAATATCATCGAGACAGCGCAGGAAGGCATTGCCATTTGTGTACCGGAAGGCGGTTTTGTCTTTGTCAACCAGAAGATGGCCGACATGCTGGGGTATTCACGGGAGGAGATTGTCGGCAGGAGCACCATGGATTTCATGGTCCCCGGCGAGGATGGCCGGATAGTTCAGGTACGGGCTGATCTCAGGGCCGGCAAAAAAATCCAAGGAGAATTCCGGTGGCGCAGGAAGGACGGTTCGGTATTCTGGACCCTTGCCCATTCATCACCGATCAATGACACGACAGGCCGGCATACCGGCAATCTTGTTATGCACTCAGATATCACCGCCCGTAAGCATACAGAACAGATCGTATCCCTGACCGCCAGGATCTACCAGATCGCCAATCAGGCCGGCTCCCTGCAGGAGATGCTCGATGGGTTTGTTGACGAGTTCATGGCATTCTCCGGCTGCGAGGCGGTCGGCATCCGTCTCCTCGATGGGGAGGGGAACATCCCGTACCAGGCACACAAGGGGTTCCCGATGCCGTTTTACGAGAGCGAGACGCCGCTGTCCATCAAATCCGATGAATGCATGTGCATCTACGTCATCAAGGGAACAATCAACCCCGGCCTGCCAGTCGCCACGCCGAACGGATCCTTCTGGTGCAATGGCACGAGCAGGTTTCTTGCCACGGTATCCGAGGAGGATAAAGGGCATACCCGCAATGTCTGCAACGCAATGGGGTACGAGTCGGTGGCATTAATCCCGATCCGGACTTCGGCCGGGATCCTCGGGCTCGTGCAGTTCAACGATCATCGTGAGAATATGGTCCCGCTTGATATGGTCCGGACCATGGAAGATGTGGCGCTGCCGCTTGGGGAGACGATCCGGAGGAAACAGGCTGAAGAATCGCTCCGCGAGAGCGAAGAGCGGTACCGGAACCTTTTCGAGACCATGACACAGGGCGTTGTCTACCAGGATTCCTCCGGTAAAATAACCGAAGCAAACCCGGCAGCGGAGAGCATCCTTGGCCTGTCCCTTGACCAGATGCAGGGAAGAACATCGGTCGATCCACGCTGGGAAGCGATCCGCGAAGATGGTTTGGCATTCCCCGGGGACCAGTATCCCTCGATGGCAGCCTTGAGGACCGGAAAACCGATCACCGGAGTTACCATGGGAATCCGCAATCCCCGGGATGACCGGCTGCACTGGATCTGGATCGCTGCAACCCCCCAGTTCCTTCCTGGTATGACAACGCCATTCCGGGTCTACACAACCTTTACTGATATTACCGGGCGCAAAGCTGCAGAAGACGAGTTGAAGGAGAGCGAGTCCAAGTACCGTACCCTTGTGGAAAATATCCCGGAGAAGATCTTTATCAAGAATTCCGATCTTGTCTATGTTTCCTGTAACGACCTCTATGCCCGCGATCTCGGTATTATGCCCGGAACAATCGCAGGAAAGAACGACTTCGAGTTCTATCCCCGGGACCTGGCGGAGAAATACCGTGCTGACGACCGGGCGGTCATGGATGCCGGGGAGGTCCGGACGTTTGAGGAACGGTATGTCGCGGACGGGAACGAGTCCTGGATCTCCACGATAAAAACCCCGATCCGTGACGAAACCGGGACTATTACCGGCGTCCTCGGCATCTTCCACGACATCACCTCACGCAAACTGATGGAGGCGGAGATCCGGTCCTTAAACACGGTCCTCGAACAGCGGGTCATCGATCGTACAAGCCAGCTCAACAAAACCCTCGCCGAGAAAGATCTCCTCTTAAAAGAGGTCCATCACCGGGTCAAGAACAACCTCCAGATCATCATCAGCCTGCTCCGGCTCCAGAAGCACCAGATCGCGGACACGGCAACACTCCACCATATCACGGACAGTGAGAGCCGGATCCGCTCGATGGCGATCGTGCATGAGAAACTCTACCGCTCGACCGATCTCACTTCCATTGATTTCGACGATTACATCAAAACGCTGGTGAACCAGCTCATCCTCATGTTCGAGGTCAACAAGGGACAGGTCCGGATCGCAGTGGACATGAAAGGGATCACGGTCGACATCAACCAGGCGATCCCGCTGGGGCTGATTATGAACGAACTGGTTTCCAATGCGATGAAGTATGCGTTCCCGGAAGGGAAGAGCGGAGAAATCACCATCAGCGGATCATGTGAAAAGAATTCCATGCTTTTCACGGTCAGGGACACCGGCGCCGGCATCCCTGCGGACTTCGACTGGAAGAATACGAAGACGCTGGGGTTGCACATCGTGACCATGCTCACCGACCAGCTGAACGGGACCGTGGAACTCGAACGGGATGGCGGCACGCTGTTCCGGCTGACGATCCCGGCAAAGCGTGAGGAACGGTAG
- a CDS encoding NrtA/SsuA/CpmA family ABC transporter substrate-binding protein translates to MEEGEVRMDQKKTRNILIIVACVILILAGAWYFSQPPAGFSGTPDQVSIGSTSDESSALIFVAEDQGYFTKNGLNLTLRKYPNGAAAIHGMETSDVDISLSAEYPFVVDVLEKKEFLVVGSINKYYGTYVVARKDRGIVNISDLRGKRIAVPGKTIGEFYIARFLDLNGINKQDVTLVDKLPAQSIPEFTGNGSVDALVTRKFVIESKIGPLDGNYTVWPSQNNQATYNIISIRKDWSEGHPDTIRRLLLSLEEAERYSLKNPDEAKAIVRKNLNMSDSYMASVWPEHQFSLSLDQSLILAMEDEARWIIANNQTDNKEIPNFLNYLYPDGMNTVKPGSVNIIR, encoded by the coding sequence ATGGAAGAAGGTGAAGTGAGGATGGACCAGAAAAAAACGCGGAATATTCTCATCATTGTTGCCTGCGTTATCCTAATCCTGGCCGGGGCATGGTATTTTTCCCAACCCCCCGCAGGTTTCTCCGGGACCCCAGATCAGGTCAGTATCGGTTCAACTTCAGATGAATCCTCCGCATTGATCTTTGTTGCCGAAGACCAGGGCTATTTTACCAAAAATGGTCTCAACCTTACCCTGCGGAAATATCCTAACGGGGCAGCTGCAATACATGGCATGGAGACCAGCGATGTGGACATATCCCTCTCCGCTGAATATCCATTTGTCGTTGATGTGTTGGAAAAAAAGGAGTTCCTCGTTGTCGGATCAATCAATAAATATTACGGTACCTATGTCGTGGCACGGAAAGACCGGGGCATAGTGAACATTTCCGATCTCCGTGGAAAAAGGATCGCTGTGCCTGGGAAAACGATTGGAGAGTTTTATATCGCGAGATTCCTCGATCTGAATGGAATAAATAAGCAGGATGTCACGCTCGTAGACAAGCTCCCGGCACAGTCAATACCGGAATTTACCGGTAATGGCAGCGTCGATGCATTAGTAACCCGGAAATTTGTTATCGAATCAAAGATTGGCCCACTGGATGGCAATTACACGGTCTGGCCATCACAAAACAATCAGGCAACGTACAACATCATCTCAATAAGGAAGGACTGGTCAGAGGGGCATCCTGATACAATCCGCAGGCTCCTCTTATCGCTAGAAGAGGCCGAGAGGTATTCCCTCAAAAATCCCGATGAGGCAAAAGCGATTGTCCGGAAAAATCTGAACATGAGCGATTCATACATGGCATCAGTCTGGCCGGAACACCAGTTCTCCCTTTCCCTTGACCAGTCGCTTATCCTTGCCATGGAGGATGAAGCCCGGTGGATAATTGCGAACAACCAAACGGACAATAAAGAGATACCTAATTTTCTCAATTACCTGTATCCCGATGGCATGAACACGGTAAAACCGGGATCGGTGAATATCATCCGTTAA
- a CDS encoding response regulator has product MKTKLLIANDDTKDRDFLEILLRSGGYNVVTAAGGAEALEKLKREPFDGIVSDILMPGMDGFVFLRECRKDPTFRSRWSGHDLIISCEDDGVGIAQECRPRLFERGFGKHTGLGLYLSREILAITRMTITENGEPGCGARFEISVPEGGWRIAGTLR; this is encoded by the coding sequence ATGAAAACGAAGCTGCTGATAGCAAACGACGATACGAAAGACCGCGACTTCCTTGAGATCCTGCTGCGGAGCGGGGGATACAACGTTGTCACGGCCGCTGGCGGCGCCGAGGCGCTCGAAAAACTGAAAAGGGAGCCGTTTGACGGGATCGTCTCCGATATCCTGATGCCCGGTATGGACGGGTTCGTCTTCCTGCGGGAGTGCCGGAAGGACCCGACGTTCCGCTCTCGCTGGTCGGGCCACGATCTTATCATCTCCTGCGAGGACGACGGCGTCGGAATCGCCCAAGAGTGCCGGCCCCGCCTCTTCGAGCGGGGGTTCGGGAAACATACCGGCCTTGGTCTCTACCTCTCGCGCGAGATCCTTGCCATCACGCGGATGACGATCACGGAGAACGGGGAGCCGGGCTGCGGAGCCCGGTTCGAGATTTCGGTGCCCGAAGGGGGATGGCGCATTGCCGGGACACTGCGCTGA
- a CDS encoding DUF2933 domain-containing protein produces MGCCGGDMSGIGGWFRRLGIFGYILVTLLIIIAAYFIIEHQAHLAAYSTIIFLVIFIGLHLVMCGMGHGSHGSHGSHGEPGTKEGDADEGKGRVGEDEKEKPGGGCH; encoded by the coding sequence ATGGGTTGCTGTGGCGGGGACATGAGTGGCATTGGGGGATGGTTCAGGAGACTGGGCATATTTGGCTATATTCTGGTCACCCTCCTTATCATCATAGCCGCATACTTTATTATTGAGCACCAGGCTCACCTTGCAGCGTATTCAACGATCATCTTCCTTGTGATCTTTATCGGGCTCCACCTGGTCATGTGCGGGATGGGTCACGGCAGCCACGGGAGTCACGGCAGTCATGGTGAACCCGGAACGAAAGAGGGAGATGCGGATGAAGGGAAGGGCAGGGTGGGTGAGGATGAGAAAGAAAAGCCCGGTGGCGGGTGTCACTGA
- the serS gene encoding serine--tRNA ligase, translated as MLDIRFVRASPDIVKADLRKRNDPEKIQWVDDLLLKDARSRELKVETDVLRQRRNTIAREINAAKKAGQDAGALMAEAAALPQKIRDHDTEQEEIRTTVKSYLMRLPNILHESVPVGKDDTENVELKKVGTPRTFDFEIKNHGQLASEQGWADFERATKTSGAGFYFLKGSLVLLDLALQRYAIDLLVRKGFTPVIPPYMINRTSYEGVTDLGDFEKVMYKIDGDDAYLIATSEHPIGAMFQDEIFEEKDLPLRLAGISPCFRREIGAHGLDTKGLFRVHQFTKVEQFVYCMPEDSWQIHEELLANAEEVFQSLGLPYRVVNICTGDIGTVAAKKYDIEAWMPREDAYKEVVSCSNCTTYQAVRLNIKVRDKSEFESKQHLHTLNSTAIATSRVIRAILENYQESDGTVVVPKVLVPYMNGHETL; from the coding sequence ATGCTTGACATCAGGTTTGTACGGGCCAGCCCGGATATCGTAAAAGCCGATCTCCGGAAGAGAAATGATCCTGAGAAAATCCAGTGGGTCGACGACCTGCTTCTTAAGGATGCCCGTTCCCGGGAACTCAAGGTCGAGACGGACGTGCTCCGGCAGCGCCGCAACACCATTGCCCGCGAGATCAATGCCGCAAAGAAAGCCGGGCAGGACGCAGGCGCGCTCATGGCAGAGGCAGCAGCGCTTCCCCAGAAGATCCGCGATCACGATACCGAACAGGAGGAGATCCGCACCACCGTCAAATCCTATCTCATGCGCCTCCCCAACATCCTCCACGAGAGCGTTCCCGTGGGAAAAGACGATACGGAGAATGTCGAGCTCAAAAAAGTCGGCACTCCGCGGACGTTTGACTTCGAGATAAAAAACCACGGCCAGCTCGCATCGGAGCAGGGCTGGGCGGATTTCGAACGGGCAACAAAGACCAGCGGCGCCGGTTTTTATTTCCTGAAAGGCAGTCTCGTCCTCCTGGATCTTGCGCTCCAGCGGTATGCCATCGACCTGCTGGTGAGGAAAGGCTTCACCCCGGTTATCCCGCCCTACATGATCAACCGGACCTCCTACGAAGGCGTGACCGATCTCGGCGACTTCGAGAAAGTCATGTACAAGATCGACGGGGACGATGCTTACCTGATTGCAACGAGCGAGCACCCGATCGGCGCAATGTTCCAGGACGAAATCTTCGAGGAAAAAGACCTGCCCTTAAGGCTTGCGGGAATCTCCCCGTGTTTCCGCCGGGAGATCGGCGCGCATGGCCTGGACACGAAAGGTCTTTTCCGGGTTCACCAGTTCACGAAAGTCGAGCAGTTCGTGTACTGCATGCCGGAGGATTCCTGGCAGATCCATGAGGAACTCCTCGCCAATGCCGAAGAAGTGTTCCAGAGCCTTGGCCTCCCCTACCGGGTGGTCAATATCTGTACAGGCGATATCGGCACGGTTGCTGCAAAGAAATACGATATCGAGGCCTGGATGCCGCGTGAGGATGCGTACAAGGAAGTTGTCTCGTGCAGCAACTGTACCACCTACCAGGCAGTCCGGCTCAATATCAAGGTCCGCGACAAGAGTGAGTTTGAATCCAAGCAGCACCTCCATACCCTGAACTCCACGGCAATCGCAACGTCCCGGGTTATCCGGGCAATCCTTGAAAATTACCAGGAGTCGGACGGGACCGTCGTGGTCCCAAAAGTCCTTGTGCCCTACATGAACGGGCATGAAACGCTCTGA
- a CDS encoding zinc ribbon domain-containing protein: MAYPDLYNDESVLLNAQNVKVKSVTFEAILTTKRLILVDSKKHIIAPQEILLATLRDVEGGENAIRDSTLTLSLITNSGATRQMILTFSKTSGGDRKRECDEWIRVLKQNLSPTFQHHAAPVAPEPPAPAPAPEPMYVQETPAAPRIEITNAPQPKKKIEIARPIKKIVEVPPAMPKPVETTSLPMGSFCNRCGNRVPPDSVFCNRCGTPVVRDPALTVVTEEPVPAPSIPPAPAPALPVSPPPPPPQAAIPQMHVPIPPPVFGSVATERRERPIEQVIHSIEPLIADSVPRTEPSPLIQKPGVISTMVTHTVTEPAPPEPQAIPFDATAPVAGIPWPVITPDGTAPAAEPAPATAQAAESAAPVAPVAPAAPETPAEIPPPPPPAAPKSSKKKYIAIAVAVIVILAVIGSVILFALPQGSTPPATTTPATTAIPTATPELTVKPTATPAETAAVISSPTPTLATPVSSKIVIPSTGVWVRVYYPDGNYAASIGTPGAESAKADTGEHIYQISTSTGIVVANVQKVDSTGKELLVEVYKNGNLVTQKSTTSPKGVVEIQVDLKPTPTPTIATTATTAKPVTTATTAVNATANQTAKAT, from the coding sequence ATGGCATATCCTGATCTTTACAATGACGAATCGGTACTCCTGAACGCGCAGAATGTCAAAGTCAAATCCGTGACTTTCGAGGCAATCCTCACGACGAAGCGTCTCATCCTTGTGGACAGCAAGAAACACATCATCGCACCCCAGGAGATCCTGCTTGCAACCCTCCGGGATGTTGAGGGAGGAGAAAATGCCATCCGCGACTCAACGCTCACCCTCTCGCTCATCACCAACAGTGGCGCGACAAGGCAGATGATCCTGACATTCTCCAAGACCTCGGGGGGCGACAGGAAGCGCGAGTGCGATGAGTGGATCCGCGTCCTCAAACAGAACCTCTCCCCCACCTTCCAGCACCACGCTGCCCCGGTTGCTCCCGAACCCCCGGCCCCTGCGCCGGCACCGGAACCCATGTACGTGCAGGAAACCCCGGCAGCACCACGGATCGAGATCACCAATGCCCCCCAGCCCAAGAAGAAGATCGAGATCGCCCGCCCCATCAAGAAGATAGTTGAAGTTCCCCCGGCAATGCCAAAACCTGTAGAGACAACCTCGCTTCCCATGGGGTCGTTCTGCAACCGGTGCGGGAACCGCGTGCCCCCGGATTCCGTGTTCTGCAACCGCTGCGGAACTCCCGTAGTAAGAGATCCAGCCCTCACGGTTGTAACTGAGGAACCGGTTCCCGCGCCGTCAATTCCCCCTGCACCGGCACCGGCTCTTCCCGTTTCACCCCCACCACCACCACCCCAGGCCGCAATCCCGCAGATGCATGTCCCGATTCCCCCGCCGGTCTTTGGATCCGTTGCAACCGAGCGCAGGGAGCGGCCCATCGAGCAGGTCATCCACTCTATCGAACCCCTTATTGCAGACTCGGTTCCGCGAACAGAGCCGTCCCCGCTCATCCAGAAGCCCGGTGTCATATCCACGATGGTCACTCACACCGTTACTGAACCTGCACCACCGGAACCGCAGGCCATCCCGTTTGATGCCACGGCTCCCGTTGCCGGTATTCCGTGGCCGGTAATTACTCCCGATGGAACGGCTCCGGCAGCGGAACCTGCGCCGGCAACTGCACAAGCAGCCGAGTCTGCGGCCCCTGTCGCACCAGTGGCACCTGCCGCACCCGAAACTCCTGCGGAGATTCCGCCACCTCCTCCCCCGGCGGCACCAAAATCCTCAAAGAAAAAATACATAGCAATCGCCGTTGCGGTTATTGTTATCCTTGCCGTAATCGGAAGCGTAATTTTGTTTGCGCTCCCTCAGGGCAGTACCCCTCCCGCAACAACAACTCCTGCAACAACGGCGATTCCAACTGCAACCCCTGAGCTTACCGTTAAACCAACTGCAACACCCGCAGAGACCGCAGCGGTTATCTCCTCCCCGACGCCGACCTTGGCAACTCCTGTATCATCCAAAATAGTCATCCCGTCAACAGGAGTCTGGGTCCGGGTGTACTATCCGGATGGCAACTATGCTGCATCGATCGGCACACCGGGAGCGGAAAGCGCAAAGGCTGATACCGGCGAACACATCTACCAGATCTCAACCAGCACCGGCATTGTTGTTGCAAACGTCCAGAAAGTAGATTCAACGGGCAAGGAACTCCTGGTTGAAGTCTATAAGAACGGCAACCTGGTTACACAGAAATCAACGACATCCCCGAAAGGGGTAGTTGAGATCCAGGTTGATCTCAAACCCACCCCAACCCCGACAATTGCCACAACGGCAACAACGGCAAAACCCGTTACAACGGCAACAACCGCCGTGAATGCAACTGCCAACCAGACGGCAAAGGCAACCTGA
- a CDS encoding DUF2193 domain-containing protein, whose amino-acid sequence MQEIIKKMINEAMAAQHADVDQIKKKRGQNFVIDDSKVYVDAVKGMKAAGDQSKAVFSLHTDSVHAHYTILKNLTTTIRPEDDPFVEHYQTPVILEMLYDADPKFRKSVEVFIKAVTKAESLIGRESARRYAGFYGPTCVVDFALIPGSSSNIVNQILKNTDIPASHKQAILASKSWAMNTSYGIGDVFAHAVEGGATLADAVKQEIAMIQSIYDTPVDAQAKLMDSVGQSSFDCRKYMKDYRAKMQGAVKASLNEGVHYGNIVTVPAYCVGDIAHHISQSTFNMCKDDVIMAVIESVTEVMDRTLKAAAPKMKSPHEVLSVATGSSASAAEYILELDGFNAIMVVDMLTKRYHNYVQLYPKRGAAIELHNCDFMDMIYRGWKMVDKARRMQSSEPGLVTPKVGGFDVDLSPILKNEVLANPQRYAYPACAMTVRFSAMMRLSDYPCLLTSEPVTATLMTNIIALNKEIAAAPARICKDCASAALMDFRHCSCQWKEAV is encoded by the coding sequence ATGCAGGAAATAATCAAAAAAATGATCAACGAGGCGATGGCAGCCCAGCACGCCGATGTAGACCAGATAAAAAAGAAGCGCGGGCAGAATTTTGTTATCGATGACTCGAAAGTGTATGTCGATGCAGTCAAAGGCATGAAAGCCGCAGGAGACCAGAGCAAGGCAGTATTTTCTCTCCATACCGATTCGGTTCATGCCCATTATACCATTCTCAAAAATCTGACCACGACCATCCGTCCCGAAGATGATCCTTTTGTTGAACACTACCAGACACCGGTCATTCTCGAGATGCTCTATGATGCGGATCCCAAATTCCGTAAAAGTGTTGAGGTATTTATCAAAGCGGTTACAAAAGCAGAATCTCTTATCGGCAGGGAATCAGCCCGGCGGTATGCGGGTTTTTATGGCCCCACCTGCGTAGTAGACTTTGCGCTGATCCCGGGAAGCAGCAGCAATATTGTCAACCAGATCCTCAAGAACACGGACATCCCGGCATCCCATAAGCAGGCAATCCTGGCTTCAAAATCCTGGGCCATGAACACCTCGTACGGCATTGGCGATGTCTTTGCCCATGCAGTCGAAGGCGGCGCCACCCTTGCCGATGCGGTGAAGCAGGAGATTGCAATGATCCAGTCCATCTATGACACGCCGGTCGATGCGCAGGCAAAGCTCATGGACAGCGTGGGCCAGTCCTCGTTTGACTGCCGGAAATACATGAAGGATTACCGCGCAAAGATGCAGGGTGCGGTCAAGGCATCCCTCAATGAGGGGGTTCATTACGGCAACATCGTGACCGTGCCGGCCTACTGTGTCGGGGACATTGCCCATCACATCTCCCAGTCCACGTTCAACATGTGCAAGGATGACGTGATCATGGCGGTCATTGAATCCGTGACCGAAGTGATGGACAGGACCCTCAAAGCAGCGGCCCCGAAGATGAAGTCCCCGCACGAAGTGTTATCGGTTGCAACCGGCTCTTCGGCCAGTGCTGCCGAGTATATCCTTGAACTCGACGGGTTCAATGCCATCATGGTCGTGGACATGCTCACGAAACGCTACCACAACTATGTCCAGCTCTATCCGAAACGGGGTGCAGCCATCGAGCTCCACAACTGCGACTTCATGGACATGATCTACCGTGGATGGAAGATGGTGGACAAGGCCCGGAGGATGCAGAGCAGCGAGCCCGGTCTGGTAACTCCAAAGGTTGGCGGATTCGATGTTGATCTCTCACCCATCCTGAAGAACGAGGTGCTCGCAAACCCGCAGCGGTACGCATATCCTGCCTGTGCCATGACCGTCCGCTTCTCGGCCATGATGCGCCTCTCCGACTACCCGTGCCTACTCACGAGTGAACCCGTGACAGCAACACTTATGACAAATATTATCGCTTTAAACAAAGAAATTGCTGCAGCTCCTGCACGAATCTGCAAAGACTGTGCCTCAGCAGCCTTAATGGATTTCCGGCACTGCTCGTGCCAGTGGAAAGAGGCGGTCTGA
- a CDS encoding DUF2180 family protein, whose amino-acid sequence MKCYVCAKEGKETDAVAVCVACGMGTCMKHTVRKDVDVWEGSYPLPSRKLPTRMPRMLCPDCSNAFGEGK is encoded by the coding sequence ATGAAGTGTTACGTCTGTGCTAAAGAAGGAAAAGAGACCGATGCCGTTGCAGTCTGTGTTGCCTGCGGTATGGGAACCTGCATGAAGCATACGGTCCGGAAAGACGTTGATGTCTGGGAAGGAAGCTATCCTCTTCCCTCACGAAAACTCCCCACCAGGATGCCACGGATGCTCTGCCCTGATTGCAGTAATGCGTTTGGGGAGGGCAAGTAA